The following are from one region of the Coffea eugenioides isolate CCC68of chromosome 2, Ceug_1.0, whole genome shotgun sequence genome:
- the LOC113761115 gene encoding GDSL esterase/lipase At5g45910-like has translation MKIVVLMVVVLLKAVSANSLGYDSIFSFGDSLADTGNFLRTGALAFPVIERLPYGETFFRHATGRCSDGRLVVDFFADAYGLPYLKPYLAVARDGNFQHGVNFAVAGATALDPEFFYHQKLGPILWTNDSLSVQLGWFKKVKSTLCTTPQECKNFFKRSLFLVGEIGGNDYNYPFFIGGTIKQVKATVPVVVEAIAATISALIDDGAVELVVPGNFPIGCSAVYLTLFETPNKAAYDEHGCLKVYNAFAKYHNAQLRLGLEKLRQKYPQAKIIYADYYGAAKRFVHSPKHYGFSEDRLVACCGGGGPYNFNNSARCGHTGSTTCTSPSTHANWDGIHLTDAAYRYVAMGLINGPFSSPSLSYAPIKQI, from the exons ATGAAAATCGTTGTCTTAATGGTTGTTGTTCTTTTGAAGGCCGTATCAGCAAATTCTTTAGGGTATGACTCAATCTTTAGCTTTGGTGACTCCCTTGCTGATACTGGAAACTTTCTTCGAACGGGTGCACTTGCATTTCCAGTCATTGAAAGACTTCCTTATGGGGAAACATTCTTTCGCCATGCAACTGGTCGTTGCTCAGATGGCCGCCTAGTAGTCGACTTTTTTG CCGATGCATATGGATTACCATACCTAAAACCGTACTTAGCGGTTGCAAGAGATGGGAATTTCCAACATGGGGTGAATTTTGCTGTTGCTGGGGCTACAGCATTAGATCCTGAATTCTTCTACCACCAGAAGCTTGGACCCATTTTATGGACAAATGATTCGTTGAGTGTTCAGCTTGGCTGGTTCAAGAAGGTGAAATCCACCCTTTGCACCACTCCTCAAG AGTGCAAAAACTTTTTCAAGAGGTCTCTCTTTCTAGTGGGTGAAATTGGTGGAAACGACTATAATTACCCATTTTTTATTGGTGGAACCATTAAACAAGTCAAAGCCACGGTCCCTGTGGTAGTTGAAGCCATTGCTGCAACCATAAGT GCATTGATAGACGACGGTGCCGTAGAATTGGTGGTACCAGGAAATTTCCCAATTGGATGTTCAGCAGTGTACTTGACACTGTTTGAAACCCCTAATAAAGCAGCATATGACGAACATGGGTGTTTGAAAGTGTATAATGCCTTTGCCAAGTATCACAATGCTCAACTTAGACTTGGCTTGGAGAAACTAAGGCAGAAGTACCCTCAAGCCAAAATCATCTATGCCGATTACTATGGTGCAGCTAAGAGATTTGTGCATTCACCCAAGCATTATG GATTTTCTGAGGATAGGTTAGTGGCTTGTTGTGGAGGAGGTGGGCCGTACAATTTCAACAATTCGGCAAGATGTGGTCATACTGGATCCACAACTTGTACAAGTCCTTCTACTCATGCAAATTGGGATGGTATCCACCTAACGGATGCAGCTTATCGTTATGTCGCTATGGGCTTGATCAATGGGCCCTTTTCTTCCCCTAGCCTGTCTTATGCTCCCATTAAGCAAATTTAA